Proteins from a genomic interval of Nocardia sp. BMG51109:
- a CDS encoding FadD3 family acyl-CoA ligase, translating to MTTFPAPGQTTPAALHEAAGQYGDATAVIDGDVRLSWAQLLDAVREAAGALIARGVRPGDRISVWAPNTYHWVVAALAIHYTGAALVPLNTRYVADEAADVLRRVNAKALFVAGPFLGRDRLSELRSVAPDLVIDTVVVIPGDAPAAADDSPSVVAWPELAGLAAQVPGDQVVARGESVGPEDISDILFTSGTTGRSKGTLVAHRQALDVVRAWCACSTLNSSDRYLVIPPFFHNFGYKAAMLACLVTGATIVPQAAFDVPETMRLVHDQRITVLTGPPTIYQTILDHPARAESDLSSLRVAVTGASTVPVVLVERMRSELKFDVVVTAYGLSESAGFGTMCRPDDDAETVANTSGGPIAGFEVRIDDNGEVLLRGPNVMLGYLDDPENTAKTIDPGGWLHTGDVGVLDERGYLKITDRLKDMYIAGGFNVYPAEVEQALARLDGVADSAVIGVADERMGEVGKAYIVRRSGAALTEEDVIAHAKRTLANFKVPRYVEFRDQLPYSAAGKVLKRQLREEIS from the coding sequence GTGACAACCTTCCCCGCCCCCGGGCAGACCACCCCCGCCGCCCTGCACGAGGCGGCGGGCCAGTACGGCGACGCGACCGCCGTCATCGACGGCGACGTGCGCCTGAGCTGGGCGCAGCTGCTCGACGCGGTCCGGGAGGCCGCCGGGGCGTTGATCGCCCGCGGCGTGCGGCCCGGCGATCGGATCTCGGTCTGGGCGCCCAACACCTACCACTGGGTGGTGGCCGCGCTGGCGATTCACTACACCGGCGCGGCGCTGGTGCCGCTGAACACCCGCTACGTCGCCGACGAGGCGGCCGACGTGCTGCGGCGCGTGAACGCGAAGGCGCTGTTCGTCGCCGGACCGTTCCTGGGGCGGGATCGGCTGTCCGAATTGCGTTCGGTCGCACCGGATCTGGTGATCGACACGGTTGTTGTCATTCCAGGAGACGCTCCCGCCGCCGCGGACGACTCCCCCTCCGTCGTCGCGTGGCCGGAGCTGGCCGGGCTCGCCGCACAGGTGCCCGGCGACCAAGTGGTCGCGCGCGGGGAATCGGTTGGCCCCGAAGACATCTCCGACATCCTGTTCACCTCCGGCACCACCGGACGCAGCAAGGGCACGCTGGTGGCGCATCGGCAGGCCCTGGACGTGGTGCGCGCCTGGTGCGCGTGCTCGACCCTGAACAGCTCCGACCGCTACCTGGTGATCCCGCCGTTCTTCCACAACTTCGGCTACAAGGCGGCCATGCTCGCATGCCTGGTCACCGGCGCGACGATCGTGCCGCAGGCCGCCTTCGACGTGCCGGAGACCATGCGGCTGGTGCACGACCAGCGCATCACCGTGCTGACCGGGCCGCCGACGATCTACCAGACCATCCTCGACCATCCCGCCCGCGCCGAGTCCGACCTGAGCAGCCTGCGGGTGGCGGTCACGGGCGCCTCCACCGTGCCGGTGGTGCTCGTCGAAAGAATGCGCAGCGAGCTGAAATTCGACGTGGTGGTGACCGCGTACGGGCTCTCGGAGTCGGCCGGCTTCGGCACCATGTGCCGGCCCGACGACGACGCCGAGACGGTCGCCAACACCTCCGGCGGCCCGATCGCCGGCTTCGAGGTGCGCATCGACGACAACGGCGAGGTGCTGCTGCGCGGCCCGAACGTCATGCTCGGCTACCTGGACGACCCGGAGAACACCGCCAAGACCATCGACCCCGGCGGCTGGCTGCACACCGGCGACGTCGGGGTGCTGGACGAGCGCGGCTACCTGAAGATCACCGACCGGCTCAAGGACATGTACATCGCCGGTGGTTTCAACGTCTACCCGGCCGAGGTGGAACAGGCGCTCGCGCGCCTCGACGGAGTGGCCGACTCCGCGGTGATCGGGGTGGCGGACGAGCGCATGGGCGAGGTCGGCAAGGCCTACATCGTGCGCCGGTCGGGCGCCGCGCTGACGGAGGAGGACGTGATCGCGCACGCCAAGCGCACCCTGGCGAATTTCAAGGTGCCGCGGTACGTCGAGTTCCGCGATCAGCTGCCCTACAGCGCCGCCGGCAAGGTGCTCAAGCGGCAACTACGTGAGGAGATTTCGTGA